In one Bdellovibrio sp. ArHS genomic region, the following are encoded:
- a CDS encoding efflux RND transporter permease subunit — protein sequence MNLIDLSIRRPVFAWVLMFALIVFGAICMNRMGISQLPDVDFPVISVSVDYEGAAPEIVEAELIDPIEERLLAIEGIKEMRSSARQGSGSVTLEFDINRNVDVVLQEVQTALSRMRWPPGVDPATVRKQNPEEDPIIILSIYGESDLREMINWTENYLLDQIRFLPGVGEVSIQGFSQRNLRIWVDPKKLEALYLTLADVIEAISSQHIESAAGQFTEKERELRVRWLGEATNVNEVGNIQILRRGGQRIHDRNIYIRDVARVEDGLSDIRRVARVDGRQAISISVKKQRGTNEVTVAQEVRKKLESIKGSFPEGFNFRVNVDFTLPTDATVHLTIEKLWVAALITILVCFFFLGSIQAAVNILFSIPTSIVGTFIILYFSGFTLNLFTLLALTLSISIVVDDAIMLLENIVRHYRMGKGSARAASDGSKEVLPAAIAATLAVIAVFLPVIFMDGIIGKFFFQFGVTMSAAVSLSLLEAVTITPMRAAALLSTEPKVSKLEHFLDVLFEKFSHAYQRVLKGTLRFKYVIVGGSLVFFVVSLILVSKVRQEFVPAQDQNFIIINGQMPPGTALEKTSAEATKVEAIIKQDANVEGFVISVGGGGGSSNVNQFFLPVALKPRAERAEGHLQIMNRWRQEFKKLKNMRISMRDISARNLSTGRQNPLAINLRGPDLSVLFAKSNELMARLESEKLAVDLDTDFRMGIPELVLLPQRGAMAARGVSVEDVGKILSAGVGGQREGRYTADGRRYDIRFKFLEEQIQKPEDFKRLYVRNNFGNLIPLSQLVDIKEEKAIQGISRVNRQRAISVFGNLSPGQSQAQVLDRASAIAKEILPAGYSFALEGASAGFADSFKSLYSAMMVGILVAYLILAVQFNSFIHPISVLVALPFSVTGALVALWMFDISLNLFSFIGLIVLMGIAKKNSILLVEFTNQVRHRGEKDISKALLEACPVRLRPILMTSVATVAAALPLVIGSGIGSETRIPMGLSIIGGTIVSTLLTLFVVPALYLMLSPLESKRTHKLDDDFTPPTTVPAK from the coding sequence ATGAATTTGATAGACCTCTCAATTCGCCGCCCCGTCTTTGCCTGGGTTCTGATGTTTGCTCTTATTGTTTTTGGCGCCATCTGTATGAACCGAATGGGGATCAGCCAATTGCCAGACGTCGACTTTCCGGTCATCAGTGTTTCTGTCGATTACGAAGGTGCCGCTCCTGAAATTGTTGAGGCCGAGTTGATTGATCCCATCGAAGAAAGACTTTTGGCTATTGAAGGCATCAAGGAAATGCGCTCCTCCGCCCGCCAAGGCTCTGGCTCAGTGACTCTGGAGTTCGACATCAATCGCAACGTCGATGTGGTTCTACAGGAAGTACAAACCGCCCTCAGCCGAATGCGCTGGCCTCCGGGCGTGGACCCGGCCACCGTCCGGAAACAAAATCCTGAAGAAGATCCCATCATTATTCTCTCTATCTATGGCGAATCCGATCTACGCGAGATGATCAACTGGACTGAAAACTACCTGCTGGATCAGATCCGCTTTTTACCGGGCGTTGGGGAGGTCAGCATCCAGGGCTTCAGTCAAAGAAATCTGCGCATCTGGGTGGACCCGAAAAAACTGGAAGCTCTTTACCTGACCCTCGCGGATGTCATTGAAGCTATTAGCTCTCAACACATCGAAAGCGCTGCCGGGCAATTCACTGAAAAAGAACGCGAACTGCGCGTGCGTTGGCTGGGTGAAGCCACCAACGTCAATGAAGTCGGCAATATCCAAATTCTTCGCCGCGGTGGTCAGCGCATCCATGACAGAAATATCTATATCCGCGATGTCGCACGGGTCGAAGACGGTCTTTCTGACATTCGCCGTGTCGCCCGCGTGGATGGGCGCCAGGCCATTTCAATCTCGGTAAAAAAACAACGCGGCACCAACGAAGTCACGGTGGCTCAGGAAGTTCGTAAAAAACTGGAATCCATCAAAGGCAGCTTTCCTGAAGGCTTCAACTTTCGAGTGAACGTCGACTTCACCCTTCCGACCGATGCCACCGTGCACTTGACGATTGAAAAGCTGTGGGTTGCCGCCTTGATCACCATTCTGGTTTGTTTCTTTTTTCTGGGAAGCATTCAGGCCGCTGTTAATATTTTGTTTTCAATCCCGACCTCCATCGTTGGAACTTTCATTATACTTTATTTTTCCGGATTCACTCTGAACCTGTTCACACTCTTAGCTTTGACACTTTCAATTTCGATTGTCGTCGACGATGCAATCATGCTTTTGGAAAACATCGTGCGCCACTATCGTATGGGAAAAGGCTCGGCGCGCGCGGCTTCAGATGGCTCGAAGGAAGTTTTGCCGGCAGCCATTGCCGCCACCCTCGCGGTCATCGCGGTTTTCCTGCCCGTGATTTTCATGGATGGTATTATCGGAAAATTCTTCTTTCAGTTTGGCGTAACGATGAGCGCCGCTGTCTCACTATCATTGCTTGAAGCGGTCACCATCACTCCCATGCGAGCCGCAGCCTTGCTCAGCACCGAACCCAAAGTTTCTAAACTGGAACATTTTTTAGATGTTCTTTTTGAAAAATTCTCTCACGCTTATCAACGCGTGCTTAAGGGAACTTTGCGCTTTAAATACGTCATCGTGGGTGGCTCTTTGGTGTTCTTTGTCGTTTCCTTGATTCTGGTCAGCAAAGTTCGTCAGGAGTTCGTTCCTGCCCAGGACCAAAATTTCATCATTATCAATGGCCAGATGCCGCCGGGAACGGCCCTGGAAAAAACCAGTGCTGAAGCGACTAAGGTTGAAGCGATCATTAAACAAGACGCCAACGTCGAAGGCTTTGTGATTTCCGTGGGCGGCGGCGGCGGAAGCTCAAACGTCAATCAGTTCTTTCTTCCCGTGGCCTTAAAGCCTCGCGCTGAGCGCGCCGAGGGACACTTGCAAATCATGAACAGATGGCGCCAGGAATTTAAAAAACTTAAGAACATGCGCATCTCCATGCGCGACATTTCGGCCCGCAATCTTTCCACCGGTCGGCAAAATCCGCTTGCGATCAATCTGCGCGGACCGGATCTCAGCGTCCTTTTCGCAAAATCCAACGAACTGATGGCGCGCCTTGAAAGCGAAAAGCTCGCGGTGGATCTAGACACGGATTTCCGCATGGGGATTCCGGAACTGGTGCTTCTGCCTCAGCGAGGTGCGATGGCCGCGCGAGGCGTGTCCGTCGAAGATGTCGGAAAAATTCTTTCTGCTGGCGTGGGTGGACAGCGTGAAGGTCGCTACACTGCCGACGGAAGACGTTACGACATTCGCTTTAAGTTCTTAGAAGAACAGATCCAAAAGCCCGAAGATTTCAAGCGTCTGTATGTGCGCAATAATTTTGGCAACCTCATCCCGCTTTCGCAGTTGGTCGACATTAAAGAGGAAAAAGCGATTCAAGGAATTTCGCGCGTGAACCGACAAAGAGCGATCTCGGTCTTCGGGAACTTGTCTCCCGGGCAATCCCAGGCCCAGGTGCTTGATCGCGCTAGTGCGATCGCCAAAGAGATTCTTCCTGCCGGATATTCTTTCGCTTTGGAAGGGGCTTCGGCCGGTTTTGCGGATTCTTTCAAAAGTCTGTATTCCGCGATGATGGTCGGCATTTTGGTCGCATATCTGATTTTGGCCGTACAGTTCAATTCCTTCATTCATCCGATTTCAGTGTTGGTCGCCTTGCCTTTCAGCGTGACGGGAGCCTTGGTCGCCCTATGGATGTTTGATATTTCATTGAACCTGTTCAGCTTTATTGGTTTGATTGTTCTGATGGGTATCGCCAAAAAGAACTCGATTCTGCTAGTGGAATTTACCAACCAAGTTCGTCATCGTGGGGAAAAAGACATTTCCAAGGCGCTTCTGGAGGCCTGCCCCGTCCGTCTGCGCCCTATCTTAATGACGTCGGTGGCGACGGTGGCGGCGGCTCTGCCACTGGTGATCGGCTCTGGTATTGGCTCAGAGACCCGCATTCCCATGGGCCTTTCCATTATCGGTGGAACGATTGTCTCGACACTTTTAACTTTGTTCGTCGTGCCGGCGCTGTACTTAATGCTTTCTCCTTTGGAAAGCAAAAGAACCCACAAGTTGGATGACGACTTCACACCGCCGACGACGGTGCCCGCAAAATGA
- a CDS encoding LysM peptidoglycan-binding domain-containing protein, with translation MRRLLTLSLVLAFMAGCAHKGSTGANGAAGTRSGDGEMKDIGSFRLSDPEGPKVVDQELESIPTEVNPLVEKWIAYFQGRGRPHMERYLARSTRYEKLMKKVLRDNGLPEDLFYIALIESGFSSKATSHASAVGYWQFIRGTGKRYGLDINAFVDERRDPVFATQAAAEYFKGLYSVFGSWYLAMASYNVGENRVKREVMNHYTRDFWELARKRRLPAETINYVPKFIAAKLIAKEPDKYGFGEIDYLPPIEFDHITLDKPVNLRAMADKLNLNYEDFKALNPKYKGEVAPVKGSELVLRIPPGTSEQALIAANESVVQNVQFVADSGDTQVYRIRQGDTLSTVARRYRTTVAYLRDLNDLPRRKPLRVGMRIQVPDRTPLRSRSASQVAKQSKTETRSVSVSTDGRYYIVQSGDSLFTIARKYSTSVSELQRLNQIKRGRTLKVGMKIRVPTPDSSSAREATKSVAKAKAKVHVVKRGENLLGIAERYNVSMSDIKEKNKIRNPSSLMVGARILIPVAEANQ, from the coding sequence ATGAGGAGACTTTTAACATTGAGTTTGGTTCTGGCCTTTATGGCGGGATGTGCGCATAAAGGCAGCACTGGAGCAAACGGTGCCGCGGGAACCCGGTCTGGTGATGGAGAAATGAAAGATATCGGTTCATTCCGTCTTTCAGATCCTGAAGGTCCCAAAGTGGTCGACCAAGAATTGGAATCCATTCCCACAGAAGTGAATCCTTTGGTTGAAAAATGGATTGCCTACTTTCAAGGACGCGGACGTCCTCATATGGAAAGATACCTAGCACGTTCGACACGTTATGAAAAACTGATGAAAAAAGTTTTGCGTGATAACGGACTTCCTGAAGATCTTTTTTACATCGCTCTTATTGAATCCGGATTTAGTTCAAAAGCGACATCGCATGCTTCCGCTGTTGGTTACTGGCAGTTTATTCGTGGAACGGGTAAACGCTACGGTCTGGATATCAATGCGTTTGTGGATGAAAGACGTGACCCTGTTTTCGCAACTCAGGCAGCGGCGGAATACTTCAAGGGTCTTTACAGTGTCTTCGGCTCTTGGTATTTGGCGATGGCTTCTTATAACGTCGGCGAAAACCGCGTGAAGCGCGAAGTGATGAATCATTACACGCGTGACTTCTGGGAGTTGGCTCGCAAAAGAAGACTTCCTGCCGAGACAATCAACTACGTACCAAAATTTATCGCTGCGAAGTTGATTGCCAAAGAACCGGATAAGTACGGCTTTGGTGAAATCGACTATCTTCCGCCAATCGAATTTGACCACATCACTTTAGATAAACCCGTCAACCTTCGTGCAATGGCAGACAAGTTGAACCTGAACTACGAAGACTTCAAAGCCTTGAACCCGAAGTATAAAGGGGAAGTGGCTCCGGTGAAGGGATCTGAACTGGTTCTGCGTATTCCTCCAGGGACATCTGAGCAGGCTTTGATCGCCGCGAATGAAAGTGTTGTGCAAAACGTGCAATTCGTGGCTGATTCGGGCGACACTCAAGTCTATCGCATTCGTCAGGGCGATACCTTAAGCACGGTGGCGCGTCGTTACCGCACAACGGTGGCTTATCTTCGTGACTTGAATGATCTTCCTCGTCGCAAACCGTTGCGCGTAGGTATGAGAATCCAAGTTCCCGATCGCACGCCTTTAAGAAGTCGTTCGGCGTCGCAAGTGGCGAAACAGTCAAAAACAGAAACTCGCAGTGTCAGCGTAAGTACTGATGGACGTTATTACATCGTTCAGTCCGGTGATTCTTTGTTCACGATTGCGCGCAAATATTCTACCAGCGTGTCTGAACTTCAGCGTTTAAATCAGATCAAACGCGGTCGGACTTTGAAGGTTGGAATGAAGATCCGAGTGCCAACTCCAGACAGTTCTTCCGCACGTGAAGCAACAAAGTCGGTGGCTAAAGCCAAGGCCAAAGTGCATGTCGTTAAACGCGGCGAAAATCTTCTTGGTATCGCGGAACGCTACAACGTTTCGATGTCTGATATCAAAGAAAAGAATAAAATCCGCAACCCCTCTTCTTTAATGGTGGGCGCGCGAATTCTTATTCCGGTGGCCGAAGCCAATCAATAA
- a CDS encoding cytochrome c3 family protein produces the protein MQCIRKNHALLLLGLLLLLPKAHSESVTKFVTKEEKIREEMIVISRELGVTCTECHNVQNFRNDSKKSFKVSKEHMKLTQMLKENGFDGKKGPAATCYMCHRGKLMPDYKEPVSAKAQ, from the coding sequence ATGCAGTGCATCCGAAAAAATCATGCCCTTTTACTACTAGGTCTTTTGCTCCTTTTACCTAAGGCGCACTCTGAATCTGTCACAAAGTTTGTTACAAAAGAGGAAAAGATCCGCGAAGAGATGATTGTCATATCCCGCGAACTGGGCGTGACCTGCACTGAGTGCCACAATGTTCAAAATTTCCGCAATGATTCCAAAAAATCTTTCAAAGTCAGCAAAGAACATATGAAGCTGACTCAAATGTTGAAAGAAAACGGCTTCGACGGAAAAAAAGGCCCCGCGGCCACCTGCTACATGTGTCATCGTGGGAAACTTATGCCGGATTATAAAGAGCCCGTCTCTGCCAAAGCTCAATAG
- a CDS encoding YbaN family protein, whose amino-acid sequence MMRQTKRTLYFVLGWLFLALAMMGVFLPLLPTTPFLLLTAFCFSRSSERWHRWLINQPHLGPLILDWQFHGVIRPRAKILATSLMVPLVSLSLFFGAVPLYAKWCAGLICAAVLVFIWTRPSKKSTN is encoded by the coding sequence ATGATGCGACAGACGAAGCGAACATTGTATTTTGTTCTGGGCTGGCTCTTTTTAGCGCTGGCGATGATGGGGGTGTTTCTGCCGCTCTTGCCAACCACGCCGTTTCTTTTGCTGACGGCGTTTTGTTTTTCCCGCAGTTCCGAGCGTTGGCATCGTTGGCTGATCAATCAACCGCACTTGGGTCCTCTGATTTTAGATTGGCAGTTTCATGGGGTGATACGCCCTCGCGCCAAAATTCTGGCTACTTCTTTAATGGTGCCGCTGGTCAGCCTATCGCTCTTCTTTGGAGCAGTCCCCCTTTACGCCAAATGGTGTGCAGGACTGATTTGCGCCGCGGTTTTGGTTTTTATCTGGACCCGTCCTTCGAAAAAATCCACGAACTAA
- a CDS encoding glycine--tRNA ligase, whose protein sequence is MKIKHCEDLNTVVSLSKRRGFVFQSSEIYGGLASCWDYGPLGSLMKLNVKRAWWNAMTRRSDIVGLDAAILMHPTVWKASGHVDGFSDPLVDCKECKTRFRADNTESYLKDKKCPNCGSKNLSEERNFNLMFKTHMGPLEDSASVIYLRPETAQGHFVNFQNCQQSSRYKIPFGIAAIGKSFRNEITPGNFIFRTREFEQMEMQYFVKPGTDEKYFTEWKETRWNFYIKYGIRPENLKFKDHDKLAHYARAAVDVEYKFPMGFSELEGIHNRSDFDLSQHSKFSGKNLEYFDEANKEKYIPYVIETAVGCDRLFLAFLCDAYREEITTDEAGKEDVRVVLGLHPDIAPFKVAVLPLSKKEELTSIAEKLRNQLAEDFDVTYDETASIGKRYRRQDEVGTPYCVTVDFDTINDQAVTVRHRDKMTQERVPMSQLNAYVAAKLKTFNQ, encoded by the coding sequence ATGAAAATTAAGCACTGTGAAGACCTCAATACTGTTGTAAGTCTTAGCAAACGTCGTGGTTTTGTTTTTCAATCGAGTGAAATCTATGGGGGTCTAGCTAGTTGCTGGGATTATGGCCCTTTGGGTTCTTTGATGAAGTTGAATGTGAAGCGTGCGTGGTGGAATGCCATGACTCGTCGATCTGATATCGTGGGGCTTGATGCGGCTATTCTGATGCATCCCACGGTGTGGAAAGCCTCTGGTCACGTGGACGGATTCAGCGATCCTTTGGTGGATTGTAAAGAGTGTAAAACGCGCTTCCGGGCTGACAACACCGAATCTTATCTTAAAGACAAAAAGTGCCCGAACTGTGGTAGCAAGAATCTTTCTGAGGAAAGAAATTTCAACTTGATGTTCAAAACTCACATGGGTCCGCTGGAAGACTCTGCCAGTGTGATTTACTTGCGTCCGGAAACGGCGCAAGGGCACTTCGTGAATTTCCAAAACTGTCAGCAGTCCTCGCGTTACAAGATTCCTTTTGGTATTGCGGCTATTGGTAAATCTTTCCGTAACGAAATCACGCCCGGAAACTTTATTTTCCGTACGCGTGAATTTGAACAGATGGAAATGCAATATTTCGTGAAACCAGGAACGGATGAAAAATACTTTACCGAGTGGAAAGAGACCCGTTGGAACTTCTACATTAAATATGGCATTCGTCCCGAGAATTTAAAATTCAAAGATCACGATAAGCTGGCGCACTATGCGCGCGCGGCGGTGGATGTTGAATATAAATTCCCTATGGGTTTTTCAGAGCTTGAAGGTATCCACAATCGTTCCGATTTCGACTTGTCCCAACATTCGAAGTTTTCCGGTAAAAATCTGGAGTACTTCGACGAGGCGAACAAAGAAAAGTACATTCCTTATGTGATCGAAACAGCCGTGGGTTGTGACCGCCTATTCCTGGCCTTTCTTTGTGATGCTTATCGCGAAGAAATCACGACGGATGAAGCGGGTAAAGAAGATGTGCGCGTGGTTTTGGGTCTGCATCCTGATATCGCGCCATTTAAGGTTGCGGTGTTGCCACTGTCTAAAAAAGAAGAACTGACTTCGATTGCAGAAAAACTGCGCAATCAGTTGGCGGAAGACTTTGACGTGACTTACGACGAAACAGCGTCGATCGGAAAACGCTATCGTCGCCAAGACGAAGTGGGAACTCCTTATTGTGTGACAGTCGATTTTGATACGATCAATGATCAGGCTGTGACCGTTCGTCATCGCGATAAGATGACTCAAGAGCGAGTGCCAATGAGTCAGTTGAACGCCTACGTGGCCGCAAAATTGAAAACATTTAATCAGTAG
- a CDS encoding transglycosylase SLT domain-containing protein: MKTTVFMTTLLCSATVFAQVQKVDVLKDLSAKKSVDLYQATSHKKTKLSPLSQLKDYEIHLKWAECVNLAPSVFSTQKDLRGWVAQTWLHCLNQAQKKKTNFTAVEKALTTIYSHKDLFQDGPWSDTVTENWVALRLAYLEDQVTQKHHKAGPLLEDLLGSGLKLSKEQKSTIFQLLGDLALLKVNYGEAQFLYEEAQDQKDSKYLQDKLDFLLKAKGVTAPKLAPEAAVEVMTEEMKIEERLRQSLKQDDSISALKDVITILNQYPGSRSAKRLRDKPLEIYNALSEKLAKIKALDEMEQADGSRLIEWAQNLHRRGDYSGSMSLAQTVLQKNPGGLQSTSALWIVGRSAHFLGQYDRALESFAALMAYHNGSDEAAEAMLRSALIHFRRKDYSSASAVLEKLLLQNRDRYDLNARYWFVRSLQQTNPEKAQQVAAELIEKYPFSYYGLRLKAESQNGKLTWPDLKDKAPKLQSELFLAGPQKKMWKRFKSLSDAGWVSEAQSELAALPFMKDPTLKVALAEKLADRQQYMMAIRLVGSAMEADPRLRREQFVKLGYPEVYTSLYQAEAERYGIHINFLRSLTRQESAFNLQAVSTSNALGLMQMIPPTAQEVSKKLGMKVELPEDMFRPEVNIPMGSFYISQMLDQFENNVPFALAAYNAGPYRMRTWMEGRVEISELLSQKSSNVRDEIWFDELPWNETSFYVKAILRNILLYGLVEEGSFTLKPVLWQDVQNKKAK; encoded by the coding sequence CTTTATGACCACCTTGCTCTGCAGTGCCACCGTTTTTGCTCAGGTGCAGAAGGTGGACGTCTTAAAGGATCTGAGTGCCAAAAAAAGTGTCGATCTTTATCAGGCCACTTCGCATAAGAAAACGAAACTATCGCCACTATCGCAGTTGAAGGACTACGAGATACATTTGAAATGGGCCGAGTGCGTGAACCTGGCTCCGTCGGTTTTTTCTACGCAAAAAGATTTGCGCGGGTGGGTGGCACAAACCTGGTTGCATTGTTTGAATCAGGCGCAAAAAAAGAAAACCAATTTTACGGCGGTGGAAAAGGCTTTGACGACGATTTATAGTCATAAAGATCTTTTTCAGGACGGCCCATGGTCAGACACTGTGACGGAAAACTGGGTGGCTTTACGACTGGCTTATCTGGAAGATCAGGTCACTCAGAAGCATCACAAGGCGGGTCCTCTTTTAGAAGATCTTCTGGGCAGCGGTTTGAAACTGAGCAAAGAGCAGAAATCCACGATTTTCCAATTGCTCGGAGATCTGGCGCTATTGAAAGTGAACTATGGCGAAGCGCAGTTTTTGTACGAAGAGGCGCAAGATCAGAAAGATTCAAAATATCTTCAGGATAAATTGGATTTCTTGCTTAAGGCGAAAGGCGTGACGGCCCCAAAACTGGCTCCGGAAGCTGCGGTTGAGGTGATGACGGAAGAGATGAAGATTGAAGAGCGTCTGCGCCAATCACTCAAGCAGGACGATTCTATTTCGGCGCTCAAAGATGTGATCACGATTTTAAATCAATATCCCGGCAGTCGTTCCGCAAAGCGCCTGCGCGACAAGCCGTTAGAAATTTACAACGCACTTTCCGAAAAGCTGGCCAAGATCAAAGCGCTTGACGAAATGGAACAGGCCGACGGAAGTCGGTTGATAGAATGGGCGCAAAATCTGCATCGACGCGGTGACTACAGTGGTTCCATGTCTTTGGCGCAGACCGTATTGCAGAAAAATCCCGGCGGATTGCAATCGACCAGTGCTCTTTGGATTGTCGGTCGTTCGGCGCATTTTTTGGGGCAATACGACCGGGCTTTGGAAAGTTTCGCGGCACTGATGGCTTATCATAATGGGTCCGACGAGGCGGCCGAAGCGATGCTGCGTTCGGCGCTGATTCATTTTCGCCGCAAGGATTATTCTTCGGCCAGTGCGGTGCTGGAAAAATTGCTTCTGCAAAACCGGGATCGCTATGATCTGAATGCGCGGTATTGGTTTGTGCGCAGTCTGCAGCAGACAAATCCTGAAAAAGCGCAACAGGTGGCGGCTGAACTCATCGAAAAATATCCTTTTTCGTACTATGGACTGCGCTTAAAAGCAGAATCACAAAACGGCAAACTGACGTGGCCAGACCTGAAGGACAAAGCGCCCAAGTTACAAAGCGAATTGTTTTTAGCGGGCCCACAGAAAAAGATGTGGAAGCGATTTAAGTCTTTGTCCGATGCGGGGTGGGTCAGTGAAGCACAATCGGAATTGGCGGCACTGCCTTTCATGAAGGACCCGACATTGAAGGTCGCGTTGGCGGAAAAGTTGGCGGACCGTCAACAGTATATGATGGCGATTCGTCTTGTCGGATCAGCGATGGAAGCGGACCCTCGCTTGCGTCGGGAGCAGTTTGTTAAATTGGGGTATCCTGAAGTTTACACGTCGCTTTATCAGGCGGAAGCGGAACGCTATGGCATCCATATCAACTTTCTGCGCAGCTTAACTCGTCAGGAAAGTGCATTTAATTTGCAGGCGGTGTCCACATCCAACGCATTGGGATTGATGCAGATGATTCCGCCGACAGCCCAGGAAGTTTCTAAAAAACTCGGGATGAAAGTCGAGCTTCCCGAGGATATGTTCCGCCCCGAAGTAAATATTCCGATGGGATCTTTTTATATTTCCCAGATGTTGGACCAGTTTGAGAATAATGTGCCATTCGCTTTGGCGGCCTATAACGCAGGACCCTACCGAATGCGGACGTGGATGGAAGGTCGGGTGGAGATTTCCGAGCTGCTGTCCCAAAAATCAAGCAATGTGCGCGACGAAATATGGTTTGATGAGTTGCCGTGGAATGAGACGAGCTTCTACGTGAAAGCCATTCTGCGTAATATTTTGCTCTATGGTCTCGTCGAGGAGGGCAGTTTCACTCTGAAACCCGTCCTATGGCAGGATGTGCAGAATAAAAAGGCAAAATAA
- a CDS encoding Mrp/NBP35 family ATP-binding protein — protein sequence MAAPNPFEKQTPIPGVKHIIAVSSGKGGVGKSTVATNIAMALGKKSRVGLLDADIYGPSIPRMLGTLGQKPQINPETNQLEPITRYGIKLMSIGFLVDENAAVVWRGPMLFKAMDQFLRDVNWGELDYLVVDLPPGTGDIQLTLAQKVPVSGAVVVSTPQNVALLDVKKAVDMFERVGVPLLGMVENMAYMINPANGEKIQLFPKGEMDTYAHAKGMKKLGAVPFNPSVGLACEAGIPIVEANSNGAEAQEFMAIANNIREILP from the coding sequence ATGGCTGCACCAAATCCATTCGAGAAACAGACCCCCATTCCCGGAGTGAAACATATTATTGCCGTTTCTTCAGGCAAAGGCGGCGTCGGCAAAAGCACCGTCGCGACCAATATCGCTATGGCTTTAGGCAAAAAGAGCCGTGTGGGTCTGCTGGACGCGGATATTTACGGTCCAAGTATTCCTCGCATGTTAGGAACTTTGGGACAAAAGCCGCAAATCAATCCCGAAACGAACCAACTTGAGCCGATCACTCGGTACGGAATTAAGTTGATGAGCATCGGTTTCCTAGTCGATGAAAATGCGGCTGTCGTATGGCGCGGCCCGATGCTTTTTAAAGCCATGGATCAGTTTCTTCGCGATGTAAACTGGGGCGAGCTGGACTATCTGGTTGTCGATCTTCCCCCTGGCACCGGCGACATTCAACTGACATTGGCCCAAAAGGTTCCAGTCAGTGGCGCGGTTGTGGTTTCCACTCCGCAGAACGTGGCCTTGCTTGATGTAAAAAAAGCCGTCGACATGTTCGAGCGTGTGGGTGTGCCTTTGTTAGGCATGGTTGAAAACATGGCTTATATGATCAATCCTGCGAACGGTGAAAAAATCCAATTGTTCCCTAAGGGAGAAATGGACACTTATGCTCACGCCAAAGGAATGAAGAAATTGGGAGCTGTGCCTTTCAATCCTTCCGTGGGGCTGGCTTGCGAAGCCGGCATTCCTATTGTTGAAGCCAACAGCAACGGCGCTGAGGCGCAAGAGTTCATGGCCATTGCCAACAATATTCGCGAAATTCTTCCTTAA